Proteins encoded by one window of Chitinophagaceae bacterium:
- a CDS encoding pyruvate carboxylase — protein MSVLKKINKLLVANRGEIAIRIFRAASELNITTVAVYTFEDRYSLHRYKADEAYQIGEDSEPLKPYLDIEEIIQLAKRQYVDAIHPGYGFLSENVNFARRCKEEGIIFIGPEPEVMEALGDKVTAKTIARKVEVPVIEDSKVPLSDIKVAQKEAEKIGYPIIIKAAAGGGGRGMRVVKNKKELLQLFDSAKSEAKKSFGDDKVFIEKFIDNPKHIEVQILGDNHGNLVHLLERDCSVQRRFQKVVEIAPCPTLKKETKQVLYNYALKIARHVNYNNAGTVEFLVDPDENIYFIEVNPRIQVEHTITEEITGIDIVRSQILIAMGYKLDDPPIFIKDQLEIKANGFAIQCRVTTEDPSSNFQPDYGTIIAYRNAGGFGIRLDEGSSYPGVTISPFFDSMLVKVSSWGRTLWGAAERLDRTLREFRIRGVKNNISFLLNVIRHPVFVKGDATVKFIENHPELFNFERRLDRGTKTLKYLAEVTVNGNPDVKFTDPNKKFRLATIPAYDKYAEFPKGTKNRLQDLGRNGFIDWLSKNKEIQFTDTTFRDAHQSLMATRVRTIDMLAVAESFVKNHPQTFSMEVWGGATFDVALRFLHECPWKRLQSFREAMPNLLLQMLIRSSNAVGYTAYPDNLVEKFIEKSWENGIDIFRIFDSLNWIEPLKKSIKAVNERTEGLAEACICYTGDISNPELKKYTLQYYVDLAKQLEDSGAHILGIKDMAGLLKPYAAEILIDALKKEISIPIHLHTHDTSSIQSATYLKAIEKGVDVVDVAIGSMSGLTSQPNFNSLVSMLETSKRYQKFDMASLNEFSAYWEDVREYYYPFETELKAGTADVFHHEIPGGQYSNLRPQARSLGLEDQFETIKKNYALVNELFGDIVKVTPSSKVVGDLALFMTANNYTVDDLLENGANISFPDSVKSFFRGDLGQPYQGFPKKIQRLILKDEKPYTDHPNAHLKPVDFEAEFAAFQEKFDKHCNFLDFLSYKMYPKVFEDFHKYSNTYGDVSCIPSTAFFYGLKANEEIMVNIGEGKNIIVKLLNVSKPTEDGFRTVFFELNGQTRNISVHDSKLFVPKKSNRKVENAGDIGAPLQGRIEKILVNEGDKVKKNQSLFVIEAMKMENTVVANQSGKVAKILLNAGDMVQQDDVVIEIK, from the coding sequence ATGAGTGTTTTAAAAAAAATCAATAAATTATTAGTAGCTAACAGGGGAGAAATAGCTATTCGAATTTTCAGAGCTGCTTCTGAATTAAATATTACAACCGTTGCAGTTTATACCTTTGAGGACCGTTACAGTTTACACAGGTACAAAGCTGACGAGGCTTATCAAATAGGTGAGGACAGCGAACCTTTAAAACCTTATCTTGATATTGAAGAAATAATTCAACTGGCTAAGCGTCAATATGTAGATGCTATTCACCCGGGCTATGGATTTCTCAGTGAAAATGTCAATTTTGCCCGCAGATGCAAGGAGGAAGGAATCATTTTTATCGGACCTGAGCCTGAAGTTATGGAGGCTTTAGGTGATAAAGTAACAGCTAAAACTATTGCCCGTAAAGTTGAAGTTCCAGTTATCGAAGACAGCAAAGTTCCCCTCAGCGATATAAAAGTTGCACAGAAAGAGGCAGAAAAAATAGGCTATCCGATTATTATCAAAGCAGCAGCCGGTGGCGGTGGCCGGGGTATGCGAGTAGTTAAAAATAAAAAAGAGCTGCTTCAGCTATTTGACTCTGCTAAAAGTGAAGCCAAAAAATCATTTGGAGATGATAAAGTATTTATTGAAAAGTTCATAGATAATCCTAAACATATCGAAGTCCAGATTTTAGGAGACAATCACGGAAATCTGGTACATTTACTGGAAAGAGATTGTTCAGTTCAAAGACGTTTTCAAAAAGTTGTTGAAATTGCACCCTGTCCGACACTAAAGAAAGAAACAAAACAGGTTTTATATAATTATGCCTTAAAAATCGCACGGCATGTAAACTATAATAATGCCGGAACAGTCGAGTTTTTAGTAGATCCGGATGAAAATATTTATTTTATTGAAGTAAATCCCCGCATTCAGGTTGAGCACACCATAACTGAAGAAATTACGGGAATTGATATTGTCAGGTCGCAGATATTAATTGCTATGGGCTACAAGCTGGATGACCCGCCAATTTTCATAAAAGATCAGCTGGAAATTAAAGCCAATGGTTTTGCCATACAGTGCCGCGTTACAACAGAAGACCCCTCTTCAAACTTCCAACCGGATTACGGAACAATAATAGCTTATAGAAATGCAGGAGGTTTTGGAATAAGACTCGACGAGGGAAGCTCCTATCCGGGTGTTACCATTTCTCCTTTTTTCGACTCTATGCTTGTGAAGGTGTCTTCATGGGGCAGAACATTGTGGGGTGCCGCTGAGAGATTAGACAGAACCTTAAGAGAGTTTAGAATAAGGGGTGTTAAAAATAATATATCTTTTTTGTTGAATGTTATCAGACATCCGGTTTTTGTAAAAGGAGATGCAACTGTAAAGTTTATAGAAAATCACCCGGAGTTGTTTAATTTTGAAAGACGCCTTGACAGAGGAACTAAAACATTAAAATATTTAGCAGAAGTTACTGTAAATGGGAATCCTGATGTAAAGTTCACTGACCCAAATAAAAAATTCAGGTTAGCAACAATTCCGGCATATGATAAATATGCTGAGTTCCCTAAGGGTACCAAAAACCGATTGCAGGATTTAGGTAGAAATGGTTTTATAGACTGGCTTTCCAAAAATAAGGAAATTCAATTTACAGATACTACTTTTAGAGATGCACATCAGTCATTAATGGCAACAAGGGTTCGGACAATTGATATGTTAGCAGTCGCAGAAAGTTTTGTTAAAAATCACCCCCAGACCTTTTCAATGGAAGTATGGGGTGGAGCTACTTTTGACGTTGCTCTCCGGTTTTTACATGAGTGCCCCTGGAAAAGATTACAGTCATTCAGGGAGGCAATGCCCAATTTGCTGCTTCAGATGCTTATAAGAAGTTCTAACGCAGTTGGTTATACGGCATATCCTGATAATTTAGTTGAGAAGTTTATAGAGAAATCCTGGGAAAACGGGATTGATATTTTTAGAATTTTTGATTCATTAAACTGGATTGAACCACTGAAAAAAAGCATAAAAGCCGTTAACGAAAGAACAGAAGGTTTAGCAGAAGCTTGTATTTGTTATACCGGCGATATTTCAAATCCTGAACTTAAAAAATATACCTTACAATATTATGTCGATCTGGCGAAGCAACTGGAAGATTCAGGTGCTCATATATTGGGAATAAAAGACATGGCAGGCTTGCTAAAACCTTATGCAGCTGAAATTTTAATAGACGCACTGAAAAAAGAAATAAGTATCCCTATTCATTTGCATACGCACGATACATCATCTATTCAGTCAGCTACTTATTTGAAAGCGATAGAAAAAGGGGTAGATGTTGTGGATGTTGCCATAGGTTCTATGTCCGGATTAACTTCTCAACCCAATTTTAACTCATTGGTATCAATGCTTGAAACTAGTAAACGCTATCAAAAGTTTGATATGGCATCTCTAAATGAATTTTCTGCCTATTGGGAAGATGTGAGAGAATATTATTATCCTTTTGAAACTGAGCTGAAAGCAGGCACCGCTGATGTTTTTCATCATGAAATTCCCGGTGGGCAGTATTCAAACTTGCGGCCACAAGCAAGAAGCCTCGGTCTGGAAGATCAGTTTGAAACGATAAAGAAAAATTATGCCCTGGTAAATGAGCTTTTTGGTGATATCGTAAAAGTAACACCATCTTCAAAGGTAGTAGGTGATTTAGCATTATTTATGACGGCTAATAACTATACCGTAGATGATTTATTGGAAAACGGAGCTAATATTTCTTTTCCGGATTCTGTAAAAAGTTTTTTCAGAGGAGATTTAGGACAACCGTATCAGGGGTTTCCAAAGAAAATTCAACGCTTAATATTGAAAGATGAAAAGCCATATACCGATCATCCAAATGCCCATTTGAAACCGGTTGACTTCGAAGCTGAATTTGCTGCTTTTCAGGAAAAATTTGATAAACACTGTAATTTTCTGGATTTCCTTTCCTATAAAATGTACCCCAAGGTATTTGAAGATTTTCACAAGTACAGCAATACTTATGGAGATGTTTCCTGTATCCCGTCAACAGCTTTTTTCTATGGATTAAAAGCCAATGAAGAGATTATGGTGAATATAGGAGAGGGTAAAAACATTATTGTTAAGCTTTTAAATGTCAGCAAACCAACAGAAGATGGCTTCAGAACTGTCTTTTTTGAATTAAACGGACAAACGCGTAATATATCGGTGCATGACAGCAAGCTTTTTGTTCCGAAGAAGTCAAACCGAAAAGTAGAAAATGCCGGAGATATAGGTGCACCTTTGCAGGGTAGAATTGAAAAGATACTGGTTAATGAGGGAGATAAGGTTAAAAAGAATCAATCTCTTTTTGTAATTGAAGCTATGAAAATGGAAAATACGGTAGTAGCCAATCAAAGTGGTAAAGTTGCTAAAATTTTACTTAATGCCGGTGATATGGTTCAGCAAGATGATGTAGTAATTGAAATAAAATAA